Genomic segment of Triticum aestivum cultivar Chinese Spring chromosome 6A, IWGSC CS RefSeq v2.1, whole genome shotgun sequence:
TTTGCGTTTGTAAGTATTTGAGTGGTGCGTTACAGAATTGTTCCAAAATGGTGATGTTAACAAATCTGGTGATGAGTATGATGTGGTGAAAGCGTCCATCAAGTACGTGCGTGCGCATGAGCATTTACAAAAACATGCCAAAACAGAAATTTTCAATGATGGCATGGAAGAAGGTCTCACTGTGAGGAGAGCTTGTCAGATTATTAACCATGAGTGGCTAAGTGGCGACGTAAGTTAATTTCATATATTGTTTTACAATTCATTCGAAAATACCATTGTTAAATCTAACACATTATTTATAGGTAATTGATGCATACTCATCATTTTTGGTCGACAAAGTTAATGATGATCGTTTCATGTTAACAACTTGGAGGATACATTGGTTGCTTCACGTTAGACCCGGAAAGAAGACCGCCGGTAATGATTATGAAGCAGAGTCGCATAGTAATGGACCCGTGAACAGATGTGAGGACGAGTATTTCAAAAAATCAAAGGTAAGTTTGATTGTTAACACGGTACATACATACGATAttatgtgatgattgtgttttatgGTCCTTGTGATGCAGACTTACATTCCTCTAAACAAGCAAAATAATCACTGGATTACTGTCGTCATGCATAGCGGAAAAAGAGAGTTTCGGGTTCTTGACTCGTTGATGACCGGAAAACTTGACACTGTTACTAGAGAACTCGTTGAGGACCTGGTAGGTTTAACTTGCAAATGTGCATTTGGTAACATTCGTTTTCTTTAGTACACTGAATGACATGCTTTCCACCATGTTTATTATATCTTTAGAGAAAACAACTAGCAGAAGATATCCAAGAAGCAAATGCAACCGGAATTGTGAATTATCCGGATGTTTCCAAGTGGCCTATTCAAACGTATGACATGCCAAAACAACATGATGGGTGAGTTTTTACTTCGACAGAATGTTGGTCTTGTATGTACAGTAGATATTTAATCTTCTTAAATTGTATGCACTAGGAATTCGTGTGGACTATTTCTCCTTCGATGCTTTCAAAATTGGGATGGTGACAAATGGACAGGCTTATTTTCACAGGTACGCAAGTCATGTTTGGACTACGATGTACAATGAACGCTGTGCTAACATCATTTTTTTTCAGACCTCAATTGATGATTCAAGAGAGTTAATGATTGCGCAACTTATATTTTCGGAAAGAAACAAGCTTGATGAAGTGAAAAACAAAGTTATTCGgatatcaaagaagaagaaatagatgCGGCACGGAGGAGTTTTGCATGTGATTGGGTGGTACTGGAGGACTTTATTTTCCAAACGCTTTGCGCACTTGCTTATAAATTTTATGTAATACACTCTGCTTCTGAATAGTTATATGTAATAGACTCGGCACTTTTCCAAATGTTTTTTCTGTCCATATGATATTTCGTTTCATAAATATTATATAATGATTTATTTTGTTTACATGTTTTTTTTGTTGCCGAATAGTTATATGTAATCATGTCGTCGTTAAATTTTTGTGCACTAAACTATGACAGCACACTGCGTTTTACTTAAAAATTATTTTACATAAAAAAAATGCCCGCCCGTCTCCACGGCGTTTCTTAGTAAGCCCGTCGTTATCAAGCCCAACGGGCGACTACAACAGGCGTTTCGGAGCACGCCGTGGAAACCAGGCCCAACAAGGCAGAATCGACGCGGCACATCGACGGGGTAGTAATCAGAGGAGTTCAATGCAACGACGGGAGCTGAGTATATAAGCAGGTCGTCGTCCCCTTcggccggcgaggtgggactaaacttgcgtcgGCCGCGGGGCGACCTGGACACAGCCAGACGCGACGTGGGCCGGCCCAAAAAGGCACTGGACGGCGCGGTCTTCTCGACTGCTCGACGCGACGTGGGCTGGCCCAAAAAGGCTATTGACGGCGCGGTCTTCTCGACGGCTCGACGcgccgtgggccggcccagttaccACCGCTGAGACGCCGCGCCAGTGAAACCgacacaagtttagtcccacctcgacgGCCGAAGGCGATGCCGACTAGTTTATATACTCAGCTCCCGTCGTTGTATTGAACTCCTCTGATTACTACCCCGTCGATGTGCCGCGTTGATGCTGCCCTGTTGGGCCTGGTTTCCACGGCGTGCTCCGAAACCCTTGTTGTAGGGTCCCGTTGGGCTTGATAACAACGGGCTTACTAAGTCACGCTGTGGAGACGGGcgggcattttttttattttttttttcaacAACAGTTCACAGAGTGCTTCTTCTATTTTGATATATTTGACAGCCGACGGGACTGTAGTAAATACATGCAGAATTCataaaataaacaatgaatagtgAATATTTATATCAACAACAATGTTGTCTCAACATAACAATTGTCGCCACAGTAATTTTATTGTAGTTGACACAAAATAACAAGTCTGAAATGACAACGGTCCGTACGCAATAATCATGTTTCACACATAAAATACTCAACACGAACATAAATTTTACAAATGTTCTTCATATAAATGGAAGAGGTAAAACACTCGCATCGTCTACACT
This window contains:
- the LOC123129455 gene encoding uncharacterized protein; this encodes MDRILSEMNELRKEMLRLPERMIEKLNKTGVSYKPSNLEEDEENLYGGINESSNDVGRPQKEFVYQKDDSDRFRTPSKMNLQKDDNGVDVTSRENTPFYCTPEYWDSFKGDMDDPVQVPEVSDEKAATSLETDEIASHASVGSQGVQEEVEEVTGRRKRRGSQHVKSPYVVPKPNKRAKRSAKGKLFQNGDVNKSGDEYDVVKASIKYVRAHEHLQKHAKTEIFNDGMEEGLTVRRACQIINHEWLSGDVIDAYSSFLVDKVNDDRFMLTTWRIHWLLHVRPGKKTAGNDYEAESHSNGPVNRCEDEYFKKSKTYIPLNKQNNHWITVVMHSGKREFRVLDSLMTGKLDTVTRELVEDLRKQLAEDIQEANATGIVNYPDVSKWPIQTYDMPKQHDGYASHVWTTMYNERCANIIFFQTSIDDSRELMIAQLIFSERNKLDEVKNKVIRISKKKK